A DNA window from Micromonospora sp. NBC_01739 contains the following coding sequences:
- a CDS encoding serine/threonine-protein kinase has translation MQPTKIGSYRIERLLGVGSFATVWLGYDESLDARVAIKVLAENWSHDLRVRERFRQEARLLWRLDHERLVSVHAVGELDDGRPYAVLAWADGGSLRDRLAEGPLPAEPGVRLLREVAAGVAVLHDSDIVHRDITPGNVLFRTRATGEEQVLIADLGLAKALAAASGLTARAGTPGYMAPEQDDPLAIVDARADVYGLGRLGVTLLAVPQEGQQPSTRFRLRPGVPSAVAAVLATATALAPADRYPDAAAFGAALDAALAVPSEVAEPDVPTPPRRRRLIVGATVAVAGLTLAGTIGGAAWAWSQRGPQTGTDTSGRVSVTLPEGWRVAGSGWSGQRTAEGELEPAMLISPDPGRWAADPGVPGAFVGASAQLAAQTTPRRLVTDREHAQCVASGVRTTRQADIDWVVASFTGCSTGKPEVIEAAGLTPDGGQLVYVQVAPPAGGGTSFVDSLLAGVRVTG, from the coding sequence GTGCAGCCCACCAAGATCGGCTCCTACCGCATCGAGCGGCTGCTGGGGGTCGGCTCCTTCGCCACGGTCTGGCTGGGGTACGACGAGTCCCTCGACGCCCGGGTAGCGATCAAGGTGCTGGCCGAGAACTGGAGTCACGACCTGCGGGTACGCGAACGGTTCCGGCAGGAGGCCCGACTGCTGTGGCGGCTGGACCACGAGCGGCTGGTCAGCGTGCACGCGGTCGGTGAACTGGACGACGGTCGGCCGTACGCGGTGCTGGCCTGGGCGGACGGCGGTAGCCTGCGCGACCGCCTGGCCGAGGGACCCTTGCCGGCAGAGCCGGGTGTGCGGCTGCTGCGCGAGGTGGCCGCAGGCGTGGCGGTGCTGCACGACAGCGACATCGTGCACCGGGACATCACCCCGGGCAATGTGCTGTTCCGGACCCGCGCCACCGGCGAGGAACAGGTGCTCATCGCGGATCTCGGCCTGGCCAAGGCGCTGGCGGCCGCGTCCGGTCTGACCGCCCGGGCCGGTACCCCCGGCTACATGGCGCCGGAACAGGACGATCCACTGGCGATCGTGGACGCCCGCGCCGACGTGTACGGGCTGGGTCGTCTGGGGGTCACCCTGCTGGCCGTACCGCAGGAGGGGCAGCAACCCTCGACGAGGTTCCGGTTGCGGCCGGGGGTGCCCTCGGCGGTGGCGGCGGTGTTGGCTACCGCTACCGCTCTGGCCCCGGCCGATCGGTACCCGGACGCGGCGGCCTTCGGTGCGGCCCTCGACGCGGCGCTAGCGGTGCCGTCGGAGGTGGCCGAGCCGGACGTTCCCACCCCGCCCCGGCGCCGTCGCCTGATCGTGGGTGCCACCGTGGCCGTCGCCGGTCTCACTCTCGCGGGGACCATCGGCGGGGCGGCCTGGGCGTGGTCTCAACGGGGTCCGCAGACCGGCACGGACACCAGTGGACGGGTCAGCGTCACCCTGCCGGAGGGTTGGCGGGTCGCCGGTTCCGGCTGGTCAGGGCAGCGTACCGCCGAGGGTGAACTGGAACCGGCGATGTTGATCTCACCCGACCCGGGCCGCTGGGCGGCGGACCCGGGGGTGCCGGGTGCCTTCGTCGGGGCCTCCGCCCAGTTGGCAGCCCAGACCACCCCGCGCCGGCTCGTCACCGACCGGGAACACGCCCAGTGTGTGGCCTCGGGGGTGCGTACCACCCGTCAGGCCGACATCGACTGGGTGGTGGCGTCGTTCACCGGCTGCTCGACCGGCAAACCGGAGGTCATCGAGGCCGCCGGCCTCACCCCGGACGGCGGCCAACTGGTGTACGTGCAGGTCGCGCCCCCGGCAGGCGGCGGGACGAGCTTCGTCGACTCGCTGCTCGCCGGGGTACGCGTGACCGGGTGA